In Panicum virgatum strain AP13 chromosome 5K, P.virgatum_v5, whole genome shotgun sequence, the genomic window ACCAGTGGCTCTGGGACATGGTGGACGAGTTCGTCTACCAGTTCCAGAGCTTCTGCCAGTACCGCGCCAAGCTCAAGAACAAGACGGAGGACGAGCTCAACCAGCTCAAGCAGTTCGACAAGgtcacttcttcttcttcttctttacaATTACAATTCTGTTTGTTATAATACTATACTATAgatttcctttctttcttttttcgtGCCCCTGACTGATGAATGCGTGCTTAGCTGAAATGCGCAGGCTTGGAATGTGTATGGCGTTCTCAACTACCTCCAGGCGCTGGTCGAGAAGTCCATGATCACGCAGATCCTCGAGAGGGAGAAGGAGGGCCTCGAGCAGTTCACCGCCACCGACGGCTATGACTACGAGGGAGGGAGCAATGTGCTCAAGGTGCTCGGCTACTACAGCATGATTGGCCTGCTCAGGATACACTGCCTCCTCGGGGATTACCACACTGGCCTCAAGTGCCTTGCACCCATTGACCTCAACCAGCAAGGGGTCTACACCATCGTCATTGGGAGCCACATCTCCACCATCTATCACTATGGCTTCGCGAACCTTATGATGCGCAGGTACAGTACCTGACCATTGTCGATCCATGGGGTGCTTGTAATCCTAATGCATTGAGTTGGGCATATTACTTGCCATCCTTGGTGCAAATGCTGAGCATCCTTTGGTTCATTTTGGTctaactttagatatatacaTTTTACAAATACAAAGTGGTAGGTGTGCTGAGGATTATCTGAGGGATGATTAGATATCAATCTTGAACATAATTTTTTGGTTGAAGCATTTGCTTGTCCCGTCAGATGAGCCTTACCAAATTCACTTGTTATGCCTTGTGTATGCCTAATGCTAGGGGTTTGGTTTTGAAATATTGTGCAAGGCTTTCAGTAGTCTTATATGCTGTTCTTAGAAATAGCATCATTGTCTATTGTTCTTGTGCCTTACTAGACATGAGCTAAGGAACGCTAAATGCTTTATGGCCATAGCTATAATAGCCCAGCTAGGCAGCTAGCCGTTCGAATCATTTCATTTAACTGAATCCTAGATTTCAAcactcattcttggaatatgaACCTAGAATCTGCATTCCTTTTTGCTGCTCTATGATGAAATTGCCCAAGTTGTGAGTTCTCTTAGCTgatatgtaattttttttaataaataaatcTAGGTATGTTGATGCCACACGTGAATTCAACAAAATTCTGCTATATATCCTCAAGTACAAGCAGTACCACCAGAAGTCTCCTCAGTATGATCAGATACTGAAGAAAAATGAGCAGATGTATGCATTGTTGGCAATTTGCCTGTCTTTGTGCCCACAGAACAAGCTTATAGATGAAAATGTTAGCACCCAGCTGAAAGAAAAGTATAATGACAAGATGACAAAGATGCAGAGGTATGATGATGAAGCATATGCTGCCTATGATGAATTATTCTCGTATGCTTGCCCCAAGTTCATTACTCCATCACCACCAGTTCTGGATCAGCCACTTACAAACTATAACCAGGTACTGATTCTGGTGAAAATGGTATTACTGTAATTCTTGCCCTTGGAGTGTATTTTAGTTTTGGGCATTTCTGGTTGTTTGGCACACATTTACTTTAGTCGCATGGCCTGCTTGAGTTGTTACATCATATTAGTGAAAGAGATGCAAGTTCTTGGCCCCCTTTTACTGTTGTTATTACTACTTTAACACTATTACTGCCTAGTCTTTTCTATGCTCTGACCTGGTATTTGTCGGGTTTGATCTATACCGGATGGCACTAATAGGCTTTTATTGTCTTTGGCAGGATGCATATCGTCTTCAGTTGAAGCTATTCCTCTATGAAGTAAAGCAGCAGCAGTTGCTCTCTGGGATACGGAGTTATCTGAAACTATATTCAACAATAACCATTGGTAAACTTGCCCAATACATGGAAGTGGATGAGGCAACACTAAGGTCCATATGATAAGTAATTTACACTTCTGTTTACTGATTCTTTTAGGTGATTTGCGATTGATGAATTAGCTCAAATGTTTGGACAGGTCAATCCTGAtgacatacaagcacaaaatgcATGCAGTGGACAGTGATGGAAAGATAGTATCCAGTGCAGACTTTGATTTCTATATTGTTGAGGTAATGCTTTCTAATGTTTGCTTTTGCCCATGCCACTTGTTTATGTACTTGGTGTACCACTGTTAATTGGGGGATGTTTTGTCTTCAGAATTCTAACCTTGGTGTGGTACTAAATTGTCTCTCTTTTTGTGATAAAATCTGCACCATGTGATATTTGTGCTGGTACATTTAGCTGCTGCGAGCTTTTTCCATGGGGATGTACTTGAATGTGACCTTTTGTGATGTACCTTGTTCGTGCGCAATCTTTTAACCTCATTTGTCTGCGCCTAATAAAAGTGCAAACCTCTTGTTGGCATATGTACAGTACATAattgtcgtgggcttttgggggtacccacagccgggtggcggaacgcacccgcctaattTTAGAGGGAAAGTACTCGGGAAAGTGCTGAGCGATTAGGCCaatctagcttgggggcaagaacacaagaacactcgggttttgag contains:
- the LOC120705507 gene encoding eukaryotic translation initiation factor 3 subunit L-like, with product MAAAYDREDGLAPAPPPHAADAYDPNYVPDSVKTFVVHLYRHIRDKNVYEIHQMYEGGFQRLSDRLFRDAPWPSAEAVAPYCDGDHVFLLLYKELWYRHAHARLSPLTAAHRAESWTNYCDLFSVVLHGVVNMQLPNQWLWDMVDEFVYQFQSFCQYRAKLKNKTEDELNQLKQFDKAWNVYGVLNYLQALVEKSMITQILEREKEGLEQFTATDGYDYEGGSNVLKVLGYYSMIGLLRIHCLLGDYHTGLKCLAPIDLNQQGVYTIVIGSHISTIYHYGFANLMMRRYVDATREFNKILLYILKYKQYHQKSPQYDQILKKNEQMYALLAICLSLCPQNKLIDENVSTQLKEKYNDKMTKMQRYDDEAYAAYDELFSYACPKFITPSPPVLDQPLTNYNQDAYRLQLKLFLYEVKQQQLLSGIRSYLKLYSTITIGKLAQYMEVDEATLRSILMTYKHKMHAVDSDGKIVSSADFDFYIVEDVIHVVESKPTKSHGDYFLRQILKFEEMIGELEKVQFD